The following is a genomic window from Treponema pallidum subsp. pallidum str. Nichols.
AATCTTACGAATCTGCTCATGACCCAGCCGGTCAAGGGCACGCGCGTGCTCGGCATAGACCCTGGCATCCGCACAGGGACTAAGTGTGCGGCACTGGATGAAACGGGCCAATATCTCGGCTCCTTTGTCATATATCCGCACAACACGGACCATGCACGCGCCGCTTTGACGCAGGCGCTTGATCGCTACCGCATTCAGCTCGTAGCCGTTGGGAACGGCACCGGCTCCCATGCAGTGCAGGAGCTTATCGCCTCCATAATTAGCGAAACACACTCTGCCGTTGCATTCACCGTGGTAGAGGAAGACGGAGCTTCCGTATACTCAGCAGGAGATATTGCGCGAGAGGAGTTCCCTGACTTAGATCTGACCATCCGTGGTGCAATCTCCATTGGACGCAGGCTGCAAGACCCTCTAGCAGAGCTGGTAAAAATTGATCCGAAATCCATTGGGGTGGGACTCTATCAGCACGATGTTAATCAAAAAAAGCTATCTGAGGAGCTCCACGCGGTAGTAGATGCTGTAGTCAATAGCGTAGGAGTTAATCTCAATACGGCTAGCGTATCTCTCTTAAAGCACGTATCTGGCGTTAATAGCGCGTTGGCAAAAAGGATCGTGCACCATCGTGCCACCTACGGCATATTCACTAGCCGCGAACAACTGAAAACAGTCAGTGGTATGGGACAAAAAACCTTTGAGCAATGTGCAGGATTTTTAAAAATCCCCGAAAGCACAAACCCGCTGGACAACTCGTGGGTGCACCCAGAAAACTATGCAACGGGAAAGATAATTTTTGATATACTGCGCGCAGGCGGTACAGTGAGCGCAGCGCAAAAGGCACAGGTGCAGTCGCAATGCGCAGTCAGTGATCGAACCGTCGAAGATATCATTACAGAGCTGCAAAAACCTAATCGTGACCCGCGCGAGGATTATCCAAAACCGGTGCTGCGCCAAGGTCTGATATCCTTTGCAGATTTAAAAGTGGGGGCAACCGTACAGGGAAAGGTAAAAAACGTGGTGGACTTTGGGGCCTTTGTGGACATTGGAATAAAGGAAACGGCGCTTCTGCACGTGTCGCAGATGAGCGACCACTTTGTTTCCAACCCCCTCAAAAAAGTGAAGGTAGGTGACGTGTACACCTGCACCATCATCGGGCTTGACGAGGCAAGGAGACGTATTTCCCTCAGTCTCAGGCAGGAGCAGCGTGCACCTGCGGATCACACGGCGACACCTTCACGGAGAGCACCCCGTCCCCGGGCTCCTGAAGGGAAAACCTCCCCTGAGCGCGCAAAGACACGGGGCACATCCCCCGCGCCGGGACAGGATTTCGCGCGATACCAGCCGTTTGCCCAGTTCTTCAAAGGGAAAACACCCCACCCGAAGTGAGGAAAAACGCGTAGGAACAGGACAGCACGCCGTTCCCGCCCCCCCCCACCTCTTCCAAGACTCACCTACCGGCCCACAGCGCGGAACTACGCCAAACAGAAAGCCAACTCCCGGGCTCGAACCGGGTACCTGCACGTTACGAGGGTGCTGCTCTGCCAGGTGAGCTAAGTTGGCGCGCAGGCCCCAGTGTACCGGAAAATGTCGGCCCGTCAAGTCTACCGGTGTCCAGGGTGGCACCGGATCCTGCTGTGGCTGCGGTTGACAGCAACAGAGCTTTCCCCTACCCTTGCGCGGGCAGGGTGCGCGTGTCGTGGCTGCACTATTTTGCGAGTGCACCCACTGCGTGACGTTCCCGAGGAGGAGTTTGTGGCAAAAGTTGCTGTCATTTTTTGGAGTGGCACTGGGCACACTGAAACGATGGCTCGCTGCATCGTAGAGGGTTTGAATGTCGGTGGTGCAAAAGCTGACCTTTTTAGCGTCATGGACTTCGACGTTGGTACTTTTGATTCCTATGACCGCTTCGCCTTTGGCTGCTCTGCAGCTGGTTCTGAGGAGCTAGAGTCAAGCGAGTTTGAACCCTTCTTTACCTCTATTGAGGGAAGGTTATCGGGGAAAAAAGTTGCGCTTTTCGGATCCTATGAGTGGGCTGGAGAAGGGGAAGGCGGCGAATGGATGGTCAACTGGGTCGAGCGTTGTAAGGCGGCTGGCGCTGATGTCTTCGAGGGGAAGGGGGAGATCGCGTACGACGATCCCAGTGAAGAAGCCCAGGCAAGCTGTAAAGCATTCGGCGAGCGCTTCGCACGATAAGGGGATGTCTTTCCTGAGCCCTTGTAAGCGAGGGCTCTTCCCTATCCCGCTTGTTGTGTAACGGGACCTGTCTGAGGGTACGGGCTTTCTGCCTGCTGCGCGCCTGGGCGGGTTCCGCCTTTCTTAGCTTTCTCTCCGCTCCCCCTAAGCCTATTGTGGGGTGCCTATGCGGGAGGGCGGCCAGAATCGGAACGACGCCACACCGAGGATGTGGCTATCGGGAATGTACTTGGGCGCAACATTGGAGCTAAAGAAAATAGGGAACGGGTCGTGCGCGTCGATTGCCTCGAGGTGTTCGGTGTACGCGTGGCGCATATCAGTAGAGTTCAATCGGTTGTCTCCCATCATGAAGTAGTTGTGTTCTGGAAGGTACTGCTCGGCGCCAGCGGGGAATTCGTCCATGTTGAATCCACGCGCCGCACCCAGGAAAAAGATGTACCGGGCCGCGTCCTGCAAAAGTGTAGTGAGCGTTTCGTCCTGCCCAGCCTCCGACGTTCGGTGTGCTGTCACCTGGAGGCCTTTTACCACTAGCTGGGCGAACGTGTACTTCACCAACGCGTTCAGCTGCGCAAATCTTATCTGGTAGAGCGAGAGGCCTGCGCGGTGCAGGGACGGACCTTCCTGTCCCGTGTCCAAGCCATACGTTCCTTGCCCCCAAAATGGGATCCAGCTTTGCACAAAGTGAGCGAAGTGGGCGAACCCCTGGGAGGTGTCGCGGATATGCGTGGCAACGTCTGCAACGGTGGCGAAGAGCTGTGTGATCTCCCGCGCCCCGCGCATTTCTTTTTCAAACAGAGGTAAAGCAGGAATGTCAGATGTGTGCGTTATCGGTTGCGCCACGCCAATGCCCTGTCGGGTGCGTGACGCCGCCCCCGCGTACGCGTGCGCTTGGGCAACCAACGCGCGCGTTTTCTCTGCTAAATCGCGAAAATCCACCTGGGCGCGCAGGCGCTCTACCAGATGGATGGCGGCGAGCTCCTCAGCATTAAATATGACCCGTTGAACACGCGCCAAATCGCGTGCGGGCAACGCATTCAAATCCCACGTGGCGTACGTACGGTCTTGTGCGACAGGCTTGAAGTGCGCATCATGCCTGGTCTTCGTATAGAGCACACCGTCAACGAGCATAACTTTTTCCCCTGGCAGAGCAACAATGCGTTTGACGAGAGGATCAGCTTTCGGCGCACCGGTGACAGGATCCACATTAATGTTCTTGCGCGTAAAGGTGAGCATGTACACTAATTGGGCTAAAAAGGCGCGGAGCTTATCCTGCGGAGTGTCAGGGTAATGAGGATTGGAAAAAACGACGATGTCTCCGCGCTTGTAGGTACGCCAGCGTGGCAAACGAAACGAAGAAAGCGGGAATACAGGCCCTGAGGCGGTCTTGAACACGAGGAGTCTATCGCCGACCATAAAGCTGGGGACCATCGATTCGCTCGGGATAACGTACAACTGGAACGCGAACAAATTCACCAAAAGCATGAAACACGCAGCCTGGGTGAGCGCGTCAACCCATTCGAGTACGACAAAGATTCCTCGCCTCCTTCTCACTGGCATATCCGGCAACACACTCCGCACGTCCGAAGACGCAGGGGGCGTGTGCACCGAAACCCCACGAGGAAAAAAGAGATGTACGTACTTCCTCCTCAGGCAAAACAACAGCGCACAGACACACAGAGTCAGCACCATCCAACTCATCCCCAAAAGGGAATCTAACCACGGCATCGCCACCGTAGGCGCATACGCGCGGGAGAGGACAAAGCACGCCATCAGCACAAAGGGTGTGTATTCAATGCATTTACGCACGACGCCAAAAGCGCCAGCACGCTGGCGCACCGTTAGCACATACGTTGCGACGCACAGCACACACGAGAATGCCGCTCCTGCAAGAGCAGCAAGCAGCGCAGGAACGCTCAGTTGCTGTACCGGGCACAGAAGGGAAAAAAGCACAGAACCTGCGGCAACTCCCTGCAGCACGATTGACATACCCTACATCCTCCTCCACGCGTCCAAGCCACGCGAGGGAAACATTATATCCGGTATCAGGGAGGCAAGACAGCGCGTTCTCATTTTCCCGGAATACAGTGCAAGCGAACACACAAAAGCATAAAATTTCTTACCGAAATACCACAGTCTGCCGAGATCGGGACGGGGGATTTATGCAGCAGTACAGCATCAAAAGCGATCCGGGAGAGACTTCACATTGCTCCATCGTAAGTCAAACAGAGGATGGGTATATCATCCGCATTTGCCGTGACCGAGACGGGTACAAAAAAGTGCACGAAGTGCACATTCACCAATCCCTTTTCGATCTCTGCAGGCGCACAGGCTTTATCACCGCGGTACGTCAGAACACCGACGCAGTTGCTTGATCCTCGTGTGATACGGATTACTGGATCTGAGCCGAGGCACTCGCTGCGCGGGTGTTGACAGGGGCAGTTCCGCTGTGCCACAGTTGCGCAGTCCATGAAATCGTTCTACTTCGGCAGGGGGGCGCTTGCCTCGACGGGCGGCTGCGTGGTGTTGGCGGTGGCGGCGCTCATGTTCGTGTTTCTCCCTGCCCTCAGCGGGGGAGGGCACGGCCACGTACGACTCGGTTCCTGGGGAGGGGTCGCGCTCACCAATGCCCCTGATAGTCTTTTTTCCCAGCAGTACTCTGCGCTTGCACAGACTGCGGAGCGCTATAACTTGTACCCCAAGGACGCTCAGGAACGCGAGGGGATGGATCGTCGTGTCTTACGTGCTGCCTTTCGCGCCGCGGTTGTCCAGCTTGCGGGAACCGAGCAAACAAAGCAAA
Proteins encoded in this region:
- a CDS encoding helix-hairpin-helix domain-containing protein is translated as MTLDQDFVDALSVQEDELAERVARELHIRTAQVTAVRSLLKEGCTVPFIARYRKEAHHCLDEVLIRDCERLFHTHLARETRRLEIIRAVFKEGMLTPTLYEHLRSAPTLAALEDLWAPFKKKKKTRGMQAIEKGLEPLARLIETQCATQAEIERAAAALVAPAADSDRAVSSAQDAIAGACDILAEETAHCNANRAALKSFYLSAGVVTATGIGDAHAAHTSVYQMYWDYAEAVRDIKAHRVLAINRGEREGILDVKITVDLDAAVEQVQEAVHPNNRYHRDAITDGVVRLLSPAVLREIRADLTASAEQHGINVFSENLTNLLMTQPVKGTRVLGIDPGIRTGTKCAALDETGQYLGSFVIYPHNTDHARAALTQALDRYRIQLVAVGNGTGSHAVQELIASIISETHSAVAFTVVEEDGASVYSAGDIAREEFPDLDLTIRGAISIGRRLQDPLAELVKIDPKSIGVGLYQHDVNQKKLSEELHAVVDAVVNSVGVNLNTASVSLLKHVSGVNSALAKRIVHHRATYGIFTSREQLKTVSGMGQKTFEQCAGFLKIPESTNPLDNSWVHPENYATGKIIFDILRAGGTVSAAQKAQVQSQCAVSDRTVEDIITELQKPNRDPREDYPKPVLRQGLISFADLKVGATVQGKVKNVVDFGAFVDIGIKETALLHVSQMSDHFVSNPLKKVKVGDVYTCTIIGLDEARRRISLSLRQEQRAPADHTATPSRRAPRPRAPEGKTSPERAKTRGTSPAPGQDFARYQPFAQFFKGKTPHPK
- a CDS encoding flavodoxin yields the protein MAKVAVIFWSGTGHTETMARCIVEGLNVGGAKADLFSVMDFDVGTFDSYDRFAFGCSAAGSEELESSEFEPFFTSIEGRLSGKKVALFGSYEWAGEGEGGEWMVNWVERCKAAGADVFEGKGEIAYDDPSEEAQASCKAFGERFAR
- the lepB gene encoding signal peptidase I, which produces MVLTLCVCALLFCLRRKYVHLFFPRGVSVHTPPASSDVRSVLPDMPVRRRRGIFVVLEWVDALTQAACFMLLVNLFAFQLYVIPSESMVPSFMVGDRLLVFKTASGPVFPLSSFRLPRWRTYKRGDIVVFSNPHYPDTPQDKLRAFLAQLVYMLTFTRKNINVDPVTGAPKADPLVKRIVALPGEKVMLVDGVLYTKTRHDAHFKPVAQDRTYATWDLNALPARDLARVQRVIFNAEELAAIHLVERLRAQVDFRDLAEKTRALVAQAHAYAGAASRTRQGIGVAQPITHTSDIPALPLFEKEMRGAREITQLFATVADVATHIRDTSQGFAHFAHFVQSWIPFWGQGTYGLDTGQEGPSLHRAGLSLYQIRFAQLNALVKYTFAQLVVKGLQVTAHRTSEAGQDETLTTLLQDAARYIFFLGAARGFNMDEFPAGAEQYLPEHNYFMMGDNRLNSTDMRHAYTEHLEAIDAHDPFPIFFSSNVAPKYIPDSHILGVASFRFWPPSRIGTPQ